From Canis aureus isolate CA01 chromosome 7, VMU_Caureus_v.1.0, whole genome shotgun sequence, a single genomic window includes:
- the LOC144316720 gene encoding LOW QUALITY PROTEIN: uncharacterized protein LOC144316720 (The sequence of the model RefSeq protein was modified relative to this genomic sequence to represent the inferred CDS: inserted 9 bases in 7 codons; deleted 2 bases in 2 codons; substituted 2 bases at 2 genomic stop codons), which translates to MKEVYQSKVTLKAVLGFSNKTDFGHILSRPFFLQQLEPPFNRTGTFVCVTTSLLTFFAFVCVVVSLLIVFTVCVLVWIGDITGETETTPLSLMLSHLSDVRERARILSIDIRRERFQIYCISEWPIPFGEGWPGEGTFHLPIILQVKAVIFRDKPDGHSDQVPYILIWQDMIENPPPWLKPFLPPKAGPTEILALRKAGKETDSXAPSPLYPVFQDSSPEDLILPPPYRAPPPPSAPPLETPGAAEGAPPLPDKGVPVRRPAAGTHGWTHQTAPPPNSGRLTPPPFLSAPWSPPPPPHETGEQLMLYWPFSTSDLYNWKTQNAKFSEXDLIGLLDTVLFTHQLTWDDCPQLLQVLVTTEEREPIQVEARKSVLGEEDRQPTQNPDLINPAFPLSRPTWDYNSAEGKERPQVHRQALGAGLQAAARKPPNLAKVYDVRQGKDESPAAFLERVIDXFRQCTPMNPEAPETKAAIIMAFVNQAAPDIKKKLQRVERLGEKSLQALVIVAERVYNNRESPEEQQTKLSDRQTRNLAKILLATTTDDPQERRRYLKKLASGTGKEDDPGPRRELNKNQCAFCKEEGHWVKSCPNKRSKAPAKILEMEDLDNXGSQGSAPLPKPRVTLKVEGQPVEFLVDTGAQHSVLLQPQGKLANKTSGVQEATGTKQYSWTTRRTVDLSTGRVSHSFMVIPECPYPLLGRDLLTKMGAQIFFHPKGAKVLNKKGHPIQVLVLSLEDEYRLHQMPSAPMTDTDHWLREFPQAXAETGGIGLAQHPPAIYIELKPGADPVRVRQYPMPLAARKGITPHIRRLLDSGMLRPCQSAWNTPLLPVPKPHSXDYRPVQDLREVNRRVEDMHPTVPNPYTLLSTLPPDKTWYTVLDLKDAFFSLPLAPKSQDLFAFEWTDPKKGINGQLTWTRLPQGFKNSLTIFDEALHEDLGEFXSEHPHLTLLQYVDDILLTAEDQDACLQSTRDLLQTIAALGYWASAKKAQIHRAEVSYLGYKLKDGQRWLTDARKATLLRIPQPQTIRQVREFLGSAGFCRLWIPGFAEMARPLYEATRHQQNFEWTEAMNRVFNDLKQALLSAPALGLPDLAKPFYLYVDEKDGVAKGVLIQHLGPWKRPIAYLSKKLDTVAAGWPPCLKIIAAVATMVKDADKLAMGQELHVSTPHAIEGALKQPPDRWISNARLTHYQSLLLNPTRILFKPPTTLNPATLLPNPDWDPPLHDCQEVLAQVHGIRADLQDQPLPNADATWYTEGSSFVREGVRYAGAAGTAETETVWVEPLAAGASAQRAELIALAKALAMGEGKRINIYADSRSAFATAHIRGALYRERGLLTAEGKTVKNKTGGSLEIPELLRALWLPKALAIIHCPGHQKADTPVARGDRLADLKAKEAALLVTETAHGSNPGTRLRGDHPGAYWEVDFTEVKPGKYRYRYLLVFVDTFSGWTEAFPTKHETAQTVTKKLLENILPRYGFPVRIGSDNGPGFVSKVTRGVALVLGADWKLHCAYRPQSSGLVERMNRTLEETLTKLTLETGGDWVTLLPFALYRVRNSPYKMGLTPYEIXPPPIIPNLKPEVLAEFDDHQLLFSLQMLQRTHEQVWPKLRALYETGPPPDLHQYRPGDXLQPRWKGPYIMILTTPTTLKVDRITPWVHYTHVWPADPHTVLKNFVPEWKSQPDKDNPLKLRLHLSHLFRISKTP; encoded by the exons CCGCACTGGAACGTTTGTCTGTGTTACTACGTCCTTGTTaactttttttgcatttgtctgtgttgttGTGTCCTTGTTAATCGTCTTTACtgtctgtgtcttggtgtggattggGGACATAACTggggagacagaaaccactcccctgtctcttatgctctcccacctctcggatgttagggaaagagctcgtattctgagcatagacatacggagagagagattccaaatttattgcatatcagaatggccaatcCCCTTTGGCGAGGGATGGCCCGgagaaggaactttccacctacctattatcttacaggttaaggccgtgatcttcagggacaaaccggacggccactctgaccaggtgccctacatcctgatctggcaggacatgatcgagaatccccctccttggctaaaaccatttttaccccccaaagcaggacccACCGAGATTCTAGCCCTGCGGAAAGCCGGGAAGGAGACCGACT ACGCCCCATCACCCCTTTATCCGGTCTTCCAGGATTCCTCCCCAGAGGACCTGATCCTCCCGCCACCCTAccgggcaccccctcccccttccgcCCCTCCATTGGAGACAccgggggctgcagaaggggcgcCACCCCTCCCTGACAAGGGAGTCCCTGTGCGCAGGCCAGCAGCGGGGACACATGGTTGGACCCACCAGACGGCCCCACCTCCGAATTCGGGCCGGCTGACTCCACCGCCCTTCCTCTCCGCGCCatggagcccccctcccccc ccccatgagaCTGGCGAACAGCTAATGTTATATTGGCCgttctccaccagtgatttatataattggaaaacccaaaatgcaaagttctcCGA AGATCTGATCGggcttttagatactgttctctttacccaccagcTTACTTGGGATGACTGCCCACAGCTCTTGCAGGTCCTCGTCACCACCGAGGAGAGAGAACCAATTCAGGTAGAAGCCCGaaagtctgtcctgggagaggaggacagacagccgactcaaaacccagacctcataaatCCTGCCTTCCCCTTATCCCGCCCCACCTGGGACTACAActcagctgaaggtaaggagagacccCAGGTCCACCGCCAGGCTCTaggggcaggtctccaggctgccgcgcgCAAGCCtcccaatctggccaaggtctatgatgtgaggcagggtaaggacgagagtccagcagccttcttagagaggGTCATAG GCTTTAGGCAGtgcacccctatgaacccagaagccccggaaacaaaggccgcaattatcatggcttttgttaaccaggccgctccggacattaaaaagaaattgcaaagagtagagagactgggggagaagagcttgcaggCCTTAGTGATAGtggcagaacgagtctataataatagagaaagtccggaagagcaacaaaccaaactaagtgaccggcagacccgaaacctggccaagatcctgctggccacaaccacgGACGACCCACAGGAAAGGCGGAGgtacctcaagaagctggcttcagggacaggtaaggaggatgacCCTGGTCCCCGTCGGgagctgaacaaaaaccaatgtgctttttgcaaagaagagggccactgggtgaaaagctgccctaacaaaagatctaaggcccctgccaagatcttggaaaTGGAGGACCTGGACAATTAGGGGAGTCAGGGTTCGGCACCCCTCCCCAAGCCTAGGGTAACTCTTAAagtggaggggcaacctgttgaattcctagtggacactggggcacaacattcggttttattacaaccccaagggaaattggcaaacaaaacTTCAGGGGTGCAAGAGGCCACGGGCACCAAACaatactcatggactacccgaagaactgtggatctcAGCACGGgccgggtatcccactccttcatggtcatccctgagtgtccctacccgttgttaggtcgggatttgctcaccaagatgggggcacaaattttCTTCCACCCCAAAGGGGCAAAAGTTCTGAACAAGAAGGGGCACccgattcaggtgcttgtcctgagtttagaagacgaatatcgtctccaccaaatgccctcagccccaatgactgacaCTGACCATTGGCTGCGGGAATTTCCCCAAGCATGAGCAGAAACTGGGGGAATCGGGCTGGCCCAGCATCCACcggccatatacatagaactaaagccgggggcagaccctgtcagggtccgccaataccccatgcctctaGCAGCACGAAAGGGAATCACACCCCACATACGGCGACTACTGGACTCGGGCATGTTAAGGCCCTGCCAATCGGCCTGGAACACTCCCTTGCTGCCGGTTCCGAAACCGCACT ACGATTACAGGCCAGTCCAGGACTTGAGGGAAGTCAACCGGCGAGTAGAGGATATGCACCCTACggtcccaaacccatacaccctcctctccaccctgcctccagACAAAACTTGGTATACGGTATTAGATTTAAAAGATgcctttttcagcctgcctttagcGCCCAAGAGCCAAGACCTCTTCGCCTTTGAATGGACGGACCCT AAAAAAGGCatcaatggccagctcacctggactcgactaccacaaggattcaaaaattcactGACCATCTTTGATGAGGCCTTACACGAAGACTTGGGTGAGT CTTCCGAGCACCCTCATTTGACTTTATTACAGTATGTAGATGATATCCTGTTGACGGCGGAGGACCAGGACGCGTGCCTGCAAAGCACCAGGGACTTGCTCCAGACCATAGCGGCCTTAGGATACTGGGCCTCAGCTAAAAAAGCCCAGATACACAGAGCAGAGGTGAGCTACCTTGGGTACAAATTAAAGGATGGACAACGATGGTTGACGGATGCCCGGAAGGCAACTCTCTTAAGAATCCCACAGCCGCAGACCATCCGCCAGGTACGTGAATTCCTGGGGTCAGCAGGGTTCTGTCGCTTATGGATTCCGGGTTTTGCTGAGATGGCCAGACCCCTCTATGAGGCCACCAGGCACCAGCAAAATTTTGAATGGACAGAGGCCATGAACAGAGTCTTTAATGACCTTAAACAGGCCTTACTGTCTGCCCCGGCTCTTGGGTTGCCTGATCTAGCCAAGCCCTTCTACCTGTATGTGGATGAGAAAGACGGGGTGGCAAAAGGGGTCCTTATCCAGCACTTAGGTCCCTGGAAGAGACCCATAGCCTATCTCTCCAAAAAGCTGGACACGGTGGCTGCTGGATGGcccccatgcttaaaaattattgctgCGGTGGCCACTATGGTCAAGGATGCAGACAAACTGGCCATGGGGCAAGAACTGCATGTTAGCACCCCACATGCTATTGAAGGGgcactcaaacagcccccagaccgctggatcagcaatgcccgtctgacccattatcagagcctgctgctaaaccccaccagaattttatttaagccaccgacaaccctgaatccggcaacgctactccctaacccagactgggacccccctctgcatgactgtcaagaagttttggcacaggtgcacggaatcagagctgatctccaggaccagccactgccgaatgCGGACGCCACCTGGTATACGGagggcagcagttttgtccgagaaggagtcaGATATGCGGGGGCAGCCGGAACCGCAGAGACGGAGACCGTCTGGGTGGAGCCACTGGCAGCCGGAGCGTCGGCTCAACGGGCAGAACTGATCGCACTGGCCAAGGCGCTGGCCAtgggggaaggtaaacgaataaacatctacgCGGACAGCAGGTCCGCCTTCGCCACCGCTCACATCCGCGGAGCCCTTTACAGGGAGAgagggcttctgacagcagaggggaagactgttaaaaacaaaacagggggatccctgg agattccTGAACTTctgagggccctctggctgcccaaggccctagccatcatccactgtccggggcaccaaaaggcagacacgccagtagccaggggagaccggctagccgatttaaaagcaaaggaggcagcCCTTTTGGTGACCGAG accgcccatggatctaacccgggCACCCGGCTCCGAGGGGAccacccaggagcctactgggaagtggacttcactgaggtaaaacctggaaaatacaggtataggtatttactagtgtttgtagatactttttcaggatggacagaggcatttcccaccaaacatgaaacggcacagaccgtgaccaagaaactgctggaaaacatcttaccgaggtatggttttcccgTTAGAATTGGGTCAGACAACGGCCCAGGATTtgtctctaaggtaacacggggagtggcactcgtacttggggcagattggaaattacattgtgcatataggccccagagctcaggactggtagagaggatgaacagaacattagaggagaccttaactaaattaaccctggagactggcggggactgggtgactctcctcccctttgccctatatagggtgaggaactccccatataagatgggattAACTCCCTACGAGA ttcctccacctattatccccaatttaaaacctgaggtgcttgctgaatttgatgatcaccaacttcttttctccctccaaatgttacaacgaacccatgagcaggtgtggcctaagctgagggccctctatgagactgggccacccccagaCCTCCATCAATATCGGCCAGgtga acttcaacctcgctggaagggaccttacatcatgatcctgaccactcccaccactctcaaggtggacaggattactccctgggtccactacacccacgtctggccagctgacccacacaccgttctcaagaactttgttccagaatggaaaagccaaccggacaaggacaatcccctaaagctaagactacACCTTTCTCACTTATTTCGCatctccaagactccctag